The sequence CATGAGATAACTTTAAAAGTGATGAATGTGATGGATAGTATTCGTAAACAATGGGGAATGAAATTTCCTTGTGAAAGTTTATAAATTAAAAAAGAAACTTTGTAAAATAATTTACAGAGTTTCTTTTCTAGCAATATAATTTTTATTTCTTTATGAGTTTTTCAAAAGTTTCAAGAGCTTTTAAAGCAATCTTAGTATCTTCACTACTATGGGCTCCTCCAACTCCTATTCCTCCAACTACAGTATTATTTATCTTTATAGGAAGCCCTCCTTCCATAGCACTAAAATTTTTATCTAGATATCTTATATCTTCTGGAATATTTCCAGATTTTATTCCATTTAAAATCTCAAGTGTTGGTCTTTTTTGTGAAGCAGCTGTATAAGCTTTTTTATAACTAGCAGAAATGGTGTGTACTCCAGCATCTTCACTTCTTATTACTCCTAAAGTTTGCCCTGATTTATCAACTATTGTTATAGTAACATTAAAGTTTTTAGAATTAGCATCTTCAAATCCGCTCTGTAACATTGCTATAACTTGCTCTCCTGTAAGAACCTCTTGAGTTTTTATCTTTGTGTCAGCAAGTGCTGTAAAAGATAAAGATAACAAAATAAAAAGAATTATCGTTTTCATAATTATTACTCCTTTACATCTTAATTTTAAATACTTTTTAATAATCAATTTAGGCCTTTTATTAACCAAACAAAACTCAATTAATCCAATCCTAAAATTTTTCCTTGATTATAATAACCTATAGCTATTATATTTCCAACTTCATCATAAGCTCTCCATTCTCCATCACGAATACCAGAGTTATACTCTACATCATAAAGAAGCTTTCCATCTTTATCGTAATATTGCCAAACCCCTTCACGAACTCCATCTTTAGTCAAACCAGAAGAAGATAATTTCCCATTTTTTTGAAAAATAGCTACACTTACTAAAGCCTCTCCATCCAAAAATATATTTTGCATAGTTAAGTTTCCAGCTTCATCATATAGCTGCCAAAAACCAACACGTATATTATCTTTATATTTTCCCTGTAATCTCAATTTTCCACTTGGATAATAATACGATTGTTCTCCTTCTAATTTTCCATTTTTATAATTCTCAACAGCTGAAAGTTTTTTAGTAGTTTTATCATAAAAATACCACTTTTTATCTCTCATATCATTTTTAAAATATCCCTCTACCGCTAAACTTCCATCTTCAAAATAATTAAAAATAGGTCCGTTTTTTATACCATTTTTATTCACAACATCACTTTTTATATTTCCATTACTATAGTATGAGATATTGTGATTTTTATTTATATTACTACAACCAACTAGGAGCAAAGTAAAAATTATAATTAAAGATTTCATTCTAGCCTCCTAAATAACCATTCTACCAATATTTTACAACAAAAATCTAATATCTTCAACTTATTTTATTTTAATACTGAAATAATTCCTCAAATGGAAGATATATTTTTCCATCAATTTCAATAGGTGGTTGTGAAAACATTGGTGCATTTTCAAGATATTCAATATCCTTATCTCTTTTACCAATATCCTCTTTATAACGCTCTATATTTTTTCTATATTTTCTATCTCCCACTTTAAAATTTAGAGTCTGATTTTTAGAGATAATAGTGTAGTATTCTACGGCATTCTCTATCTTCTTATCATAGGAGTAGACTTTATACACCTTAAATTTATCTCCAAAGGTTTTTTCAAAATCCCCTAGCTCAATCATAGTTGTTCCATTTATCTTTTTTCCACTAAGAGTAACAGAGGAGATTTTAGAAGTAGGCTTATCTTCATTTTCAAGATTGCTTTCAAAGAAATCAAAGATAATATCTAAGATACTTCCCCAATTATATGTATGGTTTCCCTCTTCAACAGTTATATATGTGGCATTTTTTAGATATGGCTCAATATCCCTAGTAATCCAACCTTTATCCACCTTGTTTCCAACCTCCACTCTAAAGGAAAAAGTAGAATCAGCAGTACCCACACCAATGAGGGTAGGAACACTCTCTATATCCTTTACTGAGTACTTATTCTGTACCCATTGACTATGAGTTTTTACCCCCCAAGCTGGAGCAGTAGACACAATAGCTTGAAACATATCAGGTTTTCTCATAGCCACATCAAGAGTTCCCCTTCCCCCTAAAGAGTTACCCATCAAAAAGACTCTATCCTCACTTACAGGGAAATTTTCCATAACCAAATCATAGGATTTCTCAAAGGATACCATAGCTTGTCTATGCATCCACAGTGGATTTTGTGTCCAACC comes from Fusobacterium necrogenes and encodes:
- a CDS encoding GlcG/HbpS family heme-binding protein produces the protein MKTIILFILLSLSFTALADTKIKTQEVLTGEQVIAMLQSGFEDANSKNFNVTITIVDKSGQTLGVIRSEDAGVHTISASYKKAYTAASQKRPTLEILNGIKSGNIPEDIRYLDKNFSAMEGGLPIKINNTVVGGIGVGGAHSSEDTKIALKALETFEKLIKK
- a CDS encoding toxin-antitoxin system YwqK family antitoxin: MKSLIIIFTLLLVGCSNINKNHNISYYSNGNIKSDVVNKNGIKNGPIFNYFEDGSLAVEGYFKNDMRDKKWYFYDKTTKKLSAVENYKNGKLEGEQSYYYPSGKLRLQGKYKDNIRVGFWQLYDEAGNLTMQNIFLDGEALVSVAIFQKNGKLSSSGLTKDGVREGVWQYYDKDGKLLYDVEYNSGIRDGEWRAYDEVGNIIAIGYYNQGKILGLD